One part of the Vicia villosa cultivar HV-30 ecotype Madison, WI linkage group LG6, Vvil1.0, whole genome shotgun sequence genome encodes these proteins:
- the LOC131612237 gene encoding uncharacterized protein LOC131612237, which translates to MEIKRYLSRMGHRRLDYGGTTTTGQRKKMQMIRMRGPRKDRRVRTSPKLRWMMRSPMKLVRNVKNVYMKFMLKLAGNVGGALNTDNKFGVKRIPKAPQVSSKGCSGDAFEARLIFEISKNLVSSHELYSM; encoded by the coding sequence ATGGAAATAAAGAGGTATTTGAGCAGAATGGGCCACCGGCGTCTCGACTACGGTGGGACGACCACCACCGGCCAACGAAAGAAGATGCAGATGATACGGATGAGAGGTCCGCGTAAGGATCGGAGGGTCAGAACAAGCCCAAAGCTAAGATGGATGATGAGATCACCAATGAAGTTGGTGAGAAATGTTAAGAATGTTTATATGAAGTTTATGTTAAAGTTGGCTGGTAATGTAGGAGGGGCATTGAACACTGATAACAAGTTTGGTGTGAAACGGATTCCAAAAGCTCCTCAAGTGTCTTCTAAAGGTTGTTCTGGTGATGCATTTGAGGCTAGACTTATATTTGAGATTTCTAAGAACTTGGTTTCTTCACATGAACTATATTCCATGTAA
- the LOC131614556 gene encoding uncharacterized protein LOC131614556 has protein sequence MENWKNIPLSKEEEEGVTAAEDEVSGDEIFQRTLAGKLWTDSSFNSRAFTSTMISAWKLKNPVETQELSKNLFLFRFATNRDLKTILRNGPWSFDRNLLVLVRISGEEEPLALPLIIRTEVMAKKIGGIIGTFEKMDQKEAHKNGRFLRIKVTMDLKQPLKRGTVVKFKEKILRVHFKYERLPTFCFVCGRIGHQLKDCEALGDISEGGVKDIEEQDLSFGLWLRASPLPRAMEE, from the coding sequence ATGGAGAATTGGAAGAACATCCCTTtatccaaagaggaagaggaaggagtAACGGCGGCAGAAGATGAGGTTAGTGGCGATGAAATTTTTCAAAGAACACTTGCTGGGAAACTATGGACGGATAGTAGCTTCAACTCAAGGGCATTTACAAGCACAATGATTAGTGCTTGGAAACTCAAGAATCCAGTCGAAACACAAGAGCTTAGCAAAAACTTGTTTCTTTTTCGATTTGCTACAAATAGAGATCTTAAGACAATATTGAGAAATGGACCATGGAGTTTCGATCGAAACCTACTGGTCCTTGTTCGTATTTCAGGTGAAGAAGAACCTTTGGCGCTCCCACTGATTATCAGAACTGAGGTTATGGCTAAGAAGATTGGGGGCATCATTGGTACTTTTGAGAAGATGGACCAGAAAGAGGCGCATAAGAATGGCCGCTTCCTGCGTATTAAGGTGACGATGGATTTGAAACAGCCACTGAAAAGAGGCACGGTGGTTAAGTTCAAGGAAAAGATACTTAGGGTTCACTTCAAATATGAGCGCCTACCCACTTTCTGTTTTGTTTGTGGAAGGATTGGACACCAGCTTAAAGACTGCGAAGCTTTGGGTGATATTAGTGAAGGGGGTGTCAAAGATATTGAAGAGCAGGATTTATCTTTTGGTCTTTGGCTCAGGGCTTCCCCGCTACCTAGAGCCATGGAAGAATAG